In Candidatus Cybelea sp., a single window of DNA contains:
- a CDS encoding NHL repeat-containing protein, whose protein sequence is MVTLRRSLAAGAALTSALLVGCSENNALVRPSVPETIPAVRAGEATHRPIADKSKPYIYVADDYSNTVFIFSVKGGYVSQVGSITQGLAGPQGIAIDKAGTLYVPNTNAANVTVYPAGQMSPSLTLSQDLTVPDFVAVDRSGNVWVSNAEVPGSVVEFPKGSTTPSTVLTTEINGPEGLAFDAKGNLLVVNAGLGSVAVFPPGATSPSSTFGYGQFSYPLGIAVDKRGLVYVCDFAQANVVVFSSKHKFKKTIFTNLDSGPIAFRDKLFYVGGSDLSTVLDFHANGKPGVIRIHNNLLSAFGVAADPPTLP, encoded by the coding sequence ATGGTAACGCTTCGCCGCTCGCTCGCCGCAGGTGCCGCGCTCACGTCGGCGCTCCTAGTTGGGTGTTCCGAAAATAACGCATTGGTGCGGCCGTCCGTGCCCGAAACGATACCGGCCGTTCGAGCCGGCGAAGCAACACACCGTCCGATTGCCGACAAGTCAAAGCCGTACATCTACGTTGCCGACGACTACTCGAACACGGTGTTTATCTTCAGCGTCAAGGGCGGTTACGTCAGCCAGGTCGGGAGCATAACGCAAGGTCTCGCGGGCCCGCAGGGAATCGCCATCGATAAGGCCGGCACGCTCTACGTTCCGAACACCAACGCGGCGAACGTTACCGTTTATCCGGCGGGGCAGATGTCGCCCTCGCTTACCTTGAGCCAAGATCTCACCGTTCCGGATTTCGTTGCCGTCGATCGCAGCGGGAACGTCTGGGTCTCCAACGCCGAGGTGCCCGGCAGCGTCGTAGAGTTCCCGAAAGGCAGTACGACCCCGAGCACGGTCCTGACGACGGAAATCAACGGGCCTGAGGGCTTGGCCTTCGACGCGAAGGGAAATCTTCTGGTCGTCAACGCCGGGCTCGGCAGCGTCGCGGTCTTTCCGCCCGGTGCAACCTCGCCCTCGAGCACCTTCGGTTACGGCCAGTTCTCGTACCCGCTGGGTATCGCGGTCGACAAGCGGGGTCTGGTCTACGTCTGCGACTTCGCGCAGGCCAACGTCGTCGTCTTCTCGAGCAAACACAAGTTCAAAAAGACGATCTTCACCAACCTCGATTCCGGTCCGATCGCCTTTCGCGACAAACTCTTCTACGTCGGCGGATCGGACTTGAGCACCGTGCTCGACTTCCACGCGAACGGGAAACCGGGCGTGATACGGATTCACAACAACTTGCTCTCCGCATTCGGTGTCGCCGCCGATCCTCCGACGCTTCCGTAG
- a CDS encoding helix-turn-helix domain-containing protein: MRGDQAQAPASSSFGTLLRHHRLAVGLSQEALAARAQMSTQGIGALERGDRTTPQRATLTLLI, from the coding sequence ATGCGCGGTGACCAGGCGCAGGCGCCCGCCTCTTCGAGTTTCGGAACGCTGCTGCGGCACCATCGGCTGGCGGTTGGGCTCTCCCAAGAGGCGCTCGCGGCGCGCGCTCAGATGAGCACGCAGGGAATCGGGGCGCTGGAGCGGGGCGACCGTACGACGCCGCAGCGCGCAACGCTCACGCTCTTAATTTGA